The Camelina sativa cultivar DH55 chromosome 14, Cs, whole genome shotgun sequence genome includes a window with the following:
- the LOC104739872 gene encoding flavin-containing monooxygenase FMO GS-OX-like 2 — MAPTHSDPSISRHVAVIGAGAAGLVAARELRREGHSVVVLERGSQIGGVWAYTSQVEPDPLSLDPTRPVVHSSLYRSLRTNIPRECMGFTDFPFAARLHDGSRDPRRHPAHTEVLAYLRDFAKEFDIEEMIRFETEVVMAEPVEAEEDDRGKWRVKSRSSDGVADEIYDAVMVCNGHYTEPRHALIAGIDSWPGKQIHSHNYRVPDQFKDQVVIVIGSSASGVDISRDIAKVAKEVHVSSRSTSPETYEKLPGYDNLWLHPRIEIAREDGSVVFENGETVYADTIMHCTGYKYYFPFLDTKGEVTVDDNRVGPLYKHVFPPALAPGLSFIGLPWQITPFPMFELQSKWVAAVLSGRVSLPSQDEMMEDTKTFYEKLESSGIPKRYTHLMPDDSQFEYDNWLADQCDYPLIEKWREQMFYIGFKRIYAQSATYRDNWDDDHLIAEAYDDFVKFTSSYPELLPMLKT; from the exons ATGGCACCGACTCATTCTGATCCATCCATCTCTCGCCACGTAGCAGTAATCGGAGCCGGAGCCGCTGGACTCGTAGCTGCTCGTGAGCTACGTCGTGAAGGCCACTCAGTAGTCGTCTTAGAGCGGGGGAGCCAAATCGGAGGCGTGTGGGCTTATACCTCTCAAGTCGAACCAGACCCGCTTAGCCTCGACCCTACCCGACCCGTCGTCCACTCGAGCCTCTACAGATCCCTACGCACCAACATCCCCAGAGAATGCATGGGTTTCACCGACTTCCCTTTTGCGGCCCGACTACATGACGGGTCGAGGGATCCGAGAAGACATCCGGCTCATACTGAGGTTCTTGCTTACCTGCGAGACTTTGCTAAAGAGTTCGATATCGAGGAGATGATAAGGTTCGAGACGGAGGTTGTTATGGCGGAGCCggtggaggcggaggaggatgACCGAGGGAAGTGGAGGGTTAAGTCTAGAAGCTCCGATGGTGTTGCCGACGAGATATACGACGCTGTCATGGTTTGTAACGGACACTATACAGAGCCTCGTCACGCTCTTATCGCTG GAATAGATTCATGGCCAGGCAAGCAAATTCACAGTCACAACTACCGTGTTCCTGATCAATTCAAAGATCAG GTGGTGATAGTGATCGGAAGCTCGGCGAGTGGAGTTGATATAAGCAGAGATATTGCAAAGGTGGCGAAAGAAGTCCATGTTTCGTCTAGGTCGACTTCACCGGAGACCTACGAGAAACTTCCCGGTTATGACAATCTATGGCTTCACCCAAGG ATTGAAATTGCCCGCGAAGACGGTTCGGTGGTTTTCGAGAACGGAGAGACGGTTTACGCAGATACCATTATGCATTGTACCGG GTACAAATATTACTTCCCCTTTCTCGACACAAAAGGTGAAGTAACCGTGGACGATAATCGAGTTGGACCGTTGTATAAGCATGTATTTCCTCCGGCTCTTGCCCCGGGCCTTTCGTTCATTGGCTTACCATGGCAG ATCACCCCCTTTCCGATGTTTGAGCTTCAAAGCAAGTGGGTCGCAGCGGTCTTGTCCGGTCGAGTATCTCTCCCATCACAAGACGAGATGATGGAAGACACTAAGACGTTCTACGAGAAGCTTGAATCTTCGGGAATTCCCAAAAGATATACACATTTGATGCCTGATGACTCTCAG TTTGAATATGATAATTGGCTTGCGGATCAATGTGACTATCCCCTGATAGAGAAATGGAGAGAACAAATGTTTTACATTGGTTTCAAGAGAATTTATGCACAATCCGCTACATATCGGGATAATTGGGACGATGATCATCTCATCGCAGAAGCATACGATGATTTCGTCAAATTTACGTCAAGCTATCCTGAACTGTTGCCGATgctgaaaacttaa